In the genome of Arthrobacter sp. PAMC25284, the window GCTGGTAGGAACCCGCGCAGGGCAAAAGCGGGTGGAGCCGGGAGCAGAAAAATCCGGGCTGATGCAGGCTTAGGAAACAGTGAATCCGCGGGTGTCGGCGTACCGGCCGACGGTATTGGCCGCATCGATCTGTGATACCCGGACTTCGTAGGATCCAGGACCGAGGCTCAGCGAGAGGTCGAACGTCCCGGGGGACAAGGCATTGGCGGAGGATACGGCGTTGCCGTTCAAGTAGGGCGTCTTTGTCTTCTCGCCGTCGACGCGCAGGATTTCCCAATGGATTTTTCCGCCGGGGATCGTGCTCCGGCCGCTAATCGTGACCGGTCCCTCCACCATGGAGGCGCCTTCCTGCGGGCTGACGATCCACACCGGTGCGGCCATCCCCGGGGCGCGCGAGGTCGGTGAACCGAGCCGGACGTAATTGAACGCGACAAAGTCGGTGCGGCCGTCAACGAGCATGACCACCTGGATCTGTTGTCCGGAGTCGATCAGGCCGGAGCTGGCCGCGGCAGCCGTCGCCGTATAAACCAACTGCTGGATGGCGCGTTCGGCGGTGTCCGCATCCACGTTGCTGTTGAACGCGTCCGGGGAGACATCCACGGTGATAACGTTTTTGCCGGAAACAGACGTGGCCAGTTTCTTCGGGTTCTGCCACGGGCTAAAAAAATCCGGATCAAGGGGTTTTTCGGACATCATGACCCGAAGCGCCCGGGTGACCGGGTTGTCCTGCTCCGACACATCCCGGAACTCGCGGTACAGGAAAATGTGTTCGTTGCTTCGGCCAATCCAGTAGACCGGGGCCTTGTTGGAGGCCTGCGTTGTTTCGAGCGGCGTGCTCGTGCTCGGCACTCCCGCCGCCTCCGGGCCGGTGATGACCTGCGAAGGGCTGCTGGAATTGGTGATCCCGGTCTGGGGATTGGCCACACACGCTGACATAAACAAGGCAGCAGGCAGCGTCAACAACAGCCAGCCGTGGCGTAGATGCCCGGCTGGTGATGACTTTGTGCTCCCGCGCTGCCTGATTTTCGCTGTCCTTGCCTGTGCTCATTTACCGCCGTCGAGGCGGGACCGGATTCCAGCATGGCACACGGCCGGCCAGCGGCAGCTCCGTAGAGGACCCGTCGCCGGAACTGCAACGGGAACGATATGAGGCCGATACATAGTTGATATAAAAAAGCCGGGGATCCCGCCGTGCGCGCCACCGGAACCGACGGGCGACGGCGTGCAGTCCGCCGCGCTGGCGTAAGATGGAGGGACCCGCCAACACCGGCGCCGCAGGTGTAATCGCCGTCGGACCGATGCAGGCGGACAGACCAATTCCACACTGGAGGGGACCAGAGGCCCGCGGGCCAGCACTATGACTGAAGCAGCGAACGGCAAGGCCCGGTTCAGCGCCGCAGCGCGCACCGCAGGGGAATTCCCCCACTCCCTCCCAGGGTCGCGGACGGAGGTGGTCGTGTTCGACGACGCGGACCAGATGGTTCAGTCGCTCGGCAGTCATGACGAGGCCCTTCGGTTCATCGAGGAGCAGTTCCCTGCCGTTGACTTCCACGTCCGCGGCAACGAGCTTTCCATCAGCGGTCCTGCCGTGGACGTGCCGCGGATTATGCGGCTGCTGAATGAGGTGCGCGGTCTGGTGGCCCGGGACACCGTCATCACTCCTGCCGTGCTTCAGCAGCTTGTGCTGCTCCTCCGCAGCCAGTCCCTGCTGAACCCGGTAGAGGTGCTGACCACCAACATCCTTTCCACGCGTGGTAAGACCATTCGGCCGAAGACGCTGAACCAGAAGAACTACGTGGACGCAATTGATGCCAACACCGTGATCTTCGGGATCGGACCGGCAGGCACCGGCAAGACCTACCTGGCGATGGCCAAGGCTGTTCAGGCGCTGCAACAAAAAGAGGTCAGCCGGATTATTCTGACCCGGCCGGCCGTGGAGGCAGGGGAGCGGCTGGGCTTCCTGCCAGGCACGCTCAGTGACAAGATCGATCCTTATCTTCGTCCCTTATATGACGCCCTGCACGACATGATGGACCCCGAATCCATCCCCCGGCTGATGGCCGCCGGCACGATCGAGGTAGCACCGCTGGCCTATATGCGCGGCCGCACCCTCAACGACGCCTTCATTATTCTGGACGAGGCGCAGAACACCACTCCAGAGCAGATGAAGATGTTCCTCACCCGGCTGGGTTTCGGCTCAAAAATGGTCGTTACCGGTGACGTTACCCAGGTCGACCTGCCGTTCGGGACCCGCTCAGGGCTGCGGATCGTCGAGGAAATCCTGCAGGGTATAGACGACGTCAACTTCTCCATCCTGGACGCCGCTGATGTGGTTAGGCACCGTCTGGTCGGAGACATCGTCAACGCCTACGGCGTCTGGGACGACATTCAACGAAGCCGGGTCAAACATTCCAACACGCGGGAACCGCGGGGAGAACACGCATGAGCATTGAGGTCAACAACGAGTCCGGCGTCGCCGTGGATGAAGCCGGGCTGGTGGGGCTCTCACGGTTCATTTTTGAGCGCCTCTTCATCCACCCGCAGGCGGAGCTGTCGATCCTGCTCGTGGATGAACCGGCCATGGAGAAACTCCACATTGAGCTGATGGACGAGCCGGGATCCACCGATGTCCTTTCCGTCCCGATGGATGAACTCACACCCGGGACCCCGGACAAGCCCACGCCGCAGGGCATGCTCGGTGACATCGCCATCTGCCCTCAGGTCGCCGAGGTCCAGGCCCAGAACGCCGGCCACTCGACCCAGGACGAGATGCTGCTGCTCGCCACCCACGGCATCCTCCACCTGTTGGGATACGATCACGCCGAGCCGGATGAAAAAGAAGAAATGTTCGGACTGCAGCGTGAACTGCTGTCGGCCTACACCGGCAAAGCAGCCCCGTCAGAGACGATTCAGTGACCCCACTGATTCTCGCGGGCATGGCGCTGGTGTTCCTCAGTTTCGCCGCAGTCCTGACCGCCGCCGAGTCGGCCTTTAACTTCCTGCCCCGGCACGACGCGGAACAGGCTGTCCTGGAAAGCCGGGGGCCGGCGCTCAAACGCATCCTGTCGGACCCCGTGGCGCACATGAGGGCCCTCCGGTTCTGGCGGATCTGGTTCGACACGGCGACCGCCGTCGCCGTGACCGTCCTCCTGTACAGCGTCCTGGAGAACGTCTGGCTTGCCGGGATGGCCGCGACCGGCATCATGGCGCTCGTTGGCTTCGTGGTTGTCGGCGTCTCCCCGCGGCAGTTCGGCCGGGTTCACTCCGGCGCACTGGTCCGCGCCACGGCACCACTCGTCAGCTCCCTCAACGCCGTCCTGGGGCCCATCCCAGGGTGGCTCGTCACCCTCGGCAGCGCCGTCGCACCGGGGGCCCCCGGCCGACAACGAATCTTTCTTCAGCGAAGAGGAATTCCGGGAATTCGTGGACCGGGCCTCGGAATCCGACGTGATCGAGGACAACGAAGCGGAGCTGATCCAGTCGGTTTTCGACTTCGGCGATACCCTGGTCCGCGCCGTGATGGTGCCGCGGACCGATATTCTTTGCATTGATTCCGGCTCCAGCCTGCACCGCGCAATGTCGATGTTCCTGCGTTCGGGGTACTCGAGGATCCCGGTCATCGGTGAGAACACGGACCACATCCTGGGCATTGTGTACCTGAAAGACGTGGCCGCCGTCGTCCACAACCTCGGTCCGGGGGAGGAGCCGCCCGTCGTCGACGAACTGGCCCGCGGCGTGCGCTATGTGCCGGACTCAAAACCGGTCAGTGAACTGCTCCGCGAGCTGCAGAAGGAATCCACGCACGTCGCGATTGTCATCGATGAATACGGCGGGACCGCCGGGCTGGTCACCCTGGAGGATCTCATCGAGGAAATCGTGGGCGAGATCGTCGATGAGTACGACACCGAAAGCGCGGAAGCCGTGCCCCTCGGTGACGGCAGCTACCGGGTCAGCGCCCGGATGAGCATCGATGACCTCGGCGAACTCTTCGATCTGGAGCTCGACGACGACGAAGTGGACACGGTGGGAGGGCTGCTCGCCAAGGCCCTCGGCCGGGTGCCGATCGTCGGCAGCGCCGTCGAAGTCCACGGCCTGGCGCTCCGCGCCGACCGGCTGGAGGGCCGACGGAACCGGGTCAGCCACATCATTGCGGCCGCCGTTCCAAAGTCCGCCGTTCCAGACGATACTGACCTTGAAGACCAACTCGACGAGGCCGCACCAATCCAACAGGGAGTCCCACGTGAGCAAGCAGAATAAGACCGACGGCGAACCCGCCTATGGCGGTTACCGGGCCGGGTTCTCGGTCCTGGTGGGACGGCCCAACGCCGGCAAATCCACCCTCACCAATGCCCTCGTCGGCAAAAAAGTCGCAATCACCTCGGCGAAGCCACAGACGACGCGCCACACCATCCGAGGGATCGTGCACCGGGATGATGCCCAGCTGATCCTCGTGGACACGCCAGGCCTGCACCGGCCGCGGACCCTGCTGGGAAAGCGCCTCAATGAGCTCGTCGCGGACACCCTCGCAGAAGTCGACGCGATCGGCTTCTGCCTGCCCGCGAACGAAAAGATCGGCCCCGGGGACAAGTTCATCGCCGCGCAGCTCGCTGCCGTCGGGAACAAACCGATCATCGCGATCGTGACGAAGGCTGACACAGTCGACCGCCAGGCGCTCACCGAACAGCTGCTCGCCGTCGCTGCACTGGGCCGCAGCGTGCTGGGCGAAGAGGGCTGGAAAGACATCGTGCCGGTGTCCGCTACCGACGGGTTCCAGGTCGGGACCGTCGCCGACGTCCTGATCAGCCACATGCCGCCGTCGCCGATGCTCTACCCCGACGGTGAACTGACGGATGAACCCGAAGCCGTGATGGTCGCCGAACTGATCCGTGAAGCCGCCCTCGAAGGCGTCCGCGACGAACTGCCCCATTCCCTCGCCGTGGTCGTTGACGAGATTGTTCCCCGCGAGGGCCGGCCGGAAGACAGCCCGTTCCTTGATGTCCGGGTCAACCTTTACGTCGAGCGTCCCTCGCAGAAAGCCATTATCATCGGCAAGGGCGGCGCCCGGCTCCGCGAAGTCGGCACCACCGCCCGCAAGGGCATCGAGGCATTGCTGGGAACGCGGATCTACCTCGACCTGCATGTAAAGGTGGCCAAAGACTGGCAACGGGACCCGAAGCAACTCGTCAAACTGGGCTTCTAGACCGGCGGCCGCGGGCTGCGCCGACCCCACAACGCCGCTCCGGGGATTCCCGCCTTGGGTATTTTCACAGATTCGGACAGTAAAATTGGCAGACTCCCGTCTGTGAAAGAAGGCTCAACACGTGGTTCGTCCCCCTGAAAACCGTGCGCACGATTCCGGTGCGCCGGCACGATCGAGCGCTGCTGCCCGGCACTCGGAGGACCGTTCCGTCGGGCCGGCGCGCCACCTGGGTGCTATCCGGGGAGCTCCGGCCTGGCTGAAAATCGGCACCGGCGTCGTCGCTGTCATGCTCGTCGGCGTGCTGGCCTTCGGGGCCTATTGGGTCATCCGGCTGCAGGGAAACATCACGAAGGCGCCGTTGAGCGCCGGCACGGGCGCGGGCGGAACCGTGAGCAGCGACGCTACCGACCGGATGCAGATCCTGATCCTGGGATCCGACACCCGCGACGGAAAGAACTCCGACTATGGCACCTCCGACGACTCGACCGGGTACGGCCACTCGGATGTCATGATGCTGGTTGACATCTCGGCCGACAACAAGCGGGTCAACGTCGTCAGCTTCCCCCGCGACCTGCTCGTGGATATCCCGCAGTGCAGGGATCCAAAGACGAAAACAGACTATCCTGCGCGGACGGGCACGATGATCAACACGGCGATGTCCGAGGCCGGAATCGGTTGCGCCGTGGATACGGTCAACAAACTGACCGGGCTGAAGATTGACCACTTTATGATGGCCGATTTCAACGCTGTCAAGGAGCTTTCCAACACCGTCGGCGGCGTGAGCGTCTGCATCAGCGACGCCGTGTACGATCCCGATTCGCGGCTCAGGCTGCCCAAGGGCACCTCGTCGGTGCAGGGTGAGCAGGCGTTGGCCTTTCTGCGGACCCGCCATGCCTTTGCCGACGGCGGCGATCTGGGCCGGATCAAAGCCCAGCAGGGATTCCTGTCCTCGCTGACACGCAAGCTCAAGGACGAGGGCACGCTGTCCAATCCCGCGAGACTGCTCCAGATCGCCGACGTCGTGACGCGGAACCTCACGATTGATGACGGACTCGCCTCCATCCCTACGCTCGTGACGGTCGGCAACCGGCTGAAGAACATCGACGTCGACAAGGTCGCGTTCATTGCGGTCCCCACTGTTCCGGCGCAACTGGACGTCAATCGCCTGGAGCTCGCAGAGCCGGACTCCTCCCAGCTGTTCTCCGCGATGCGCAATAACGTGGACCTCACTGACCCCACGGGGACGGCATCGGCAACCGCCGGGGCGGGCGCCACACCGGAACCAACGCCCGGCGGCGCCGCACCCGCTTACGACAAGGCGCTTCAGCCCGTCGCCGTGGCGAACGGCTCAGGGGTCCCGGCCCGGGGCCAGGAAATTATGCAGGTCCTGACCTCGGACGGGTTCGCCCAGGCGAGCCAGCTCACCGCCCCGGCGGTCAACGCGACCGTTGTCTACTACGGGGCGGACTCCGCCGACGCAGCGGCCGACGTCGCCGCGCTGCTCGGGGTGGCGCCGGCCCAGGTGCTGGCGGCAGCCGGGGTTACCGGGGTGCAGGTCTATCTGGGCGCCGACTTCGCGACCGGCACGCCGACCGGCTCCGCCGCGGCTCCGCTTCCGGAGGACATCGTCAACCAGACAGCCGGAGACTCGGTCTGCCAGCAGGCAAACCCGGCACTGATCGTCCGCTGACCCTCCACCAGGACCGGCCCGCGACACCCTGAGGGCCGGCTGAGGTGCGGGCCTGCACTGCCGACCTCCGGGCCGGCCAGCCGGCGATCCGTTCTGCCATCTGCCCGGCTGCGGCCACGCACCGTACCGGAAGCGTAAGGATTGCGGTCTTGTGCCCCTCCGGCAGCGGGTCCTTAATGGGTCATATGAGCAGGGAGCGTTCGGCGACGATTGCAACTGCGGGTCCCCTCGGCACCGGGGACGACCGGCTGGTCCGCGCTGGGATTTGCGCATTGCGGGTCGGGGTTGCCCTGATGTGGATCCAAAACGTCGCCTGGAAGGTCCCCCCGGATTTTGGTGAGCGGGAAAACACGGGACTGTATCTTTTTACCCGCTGGGCCGTTGACTTCCCGGTGTTCCCACCCTTTGCGTGGTTCGTTGAAAACGTCGTGCTGGCCGCGTTCCCGTTATTCGGGTGGATGACGCTGCTGATGGAGGCCGGGCTCGGGGCGTTCCTGCTGATCGGCCTCGCCACCCGGTTCTGGGCAGTCGTCGGCATCGTCCAGTCCCTGGCGATCACACTGTCCGTCCTCAACGCCCCTAACGAATGGCACTGGGCCTACTATCTGATGATCCTGGCCCACACTGCGATCTTCGCCACCGCAGCCGGACGTGCTTATGGCGTTGATGGAGTCCTCAGGCCCCCACTGGCTGGAATCGGGCAGGGGATTCGAAAAGATCCTCGCGAGGCTGTCATGACCCGGACCCGGTTCGACCTGCCCGTTCTCACCCTGGGCGGCGCAGCGCTCCTGAGCTCGGTGTTTACCTTCTCCAGCGGCGGCCCCGCTCCTGTGGAGTTCATCCATATCCGGGGTGCCGGACTTGCCCTGCTCCTGATCTTTGGGGCGGCCGCGGTAGCAGCCGGGATAACGCGACTGCGGCTGTTGGCAATTATCGCCGGTGCCGGACTGGTCCTGGCAGCAGTGCTTCAACTGGTCCAGGCAGACCAAAACGTCAACTGGCTCAGCGGCGACGCTTCCACCGTCGCGCTGATGGGCGGGCTGGGGATCGGGTTGCTGGCCGTGACCCTGACACGGCGCCATTCAATCTCCGCGCATCCCGTTTCCACCACCCAGGACAGGACCCCCGATGACGAATCTGACCGATCTGCTTGAACCCGTGCTATCCGCCGCCCGCGCCAATGCCCGCGACGTGGACGAAACGGCCAGGTTTCCTGACGAAGCCGTCCAGGCCCTGCGCGAATCCGGGTTGCTCGGACTGACCCTGCCGCAGGAGTCCGGTGGCCTCGGCGGTGGTCCGCTCGAACTCGTCGAGGTCCTGAGCGCCCTGGCCGGGGCCTGCGGATCCACCGCCATGATCTACCTCATGCACATCAGCGCCGCGATGCCCGTGGCTGCGGCGCCGCCTCCGGGGCTGCCGGGCCTCGTCGCGGACCTGGCGAGCGGCCGCGCCCTCGGATCGCTTGCCTTCTCGGAAGCCGGGTCCCGGTCGCATTTCTGGGCACCTGTCTCGCAGGCACGGCAGAACGGTGCGGGCATAGTCCTCAACGCCAAAAAGAGCTGGGTGACCTCCGCCGGACACGCCGACGTCTACGTCATATCCACCCGGACCGCTGCGACGGACACGGTGGATCTGTTCGCGGTCCCGGCCGGCTGTCCCGGCGTCGACGTGGCCGGGGACTGGCGGGGCATGGGTCTGCGCGGGAACGCATCGAATCCGATGACCTTTACCGCTGAAGTGCCTGAGGACACCCGAATGGGCCCGTCGGGCGGCGGGATGGATCTGATGCTGCAGACGGTGCTGCCGTGGTTCAACCTCGGCAACGCGTCCGTCTCCGTGGGGCTCTCCCGCGCCGCCGTTGAAGCGGCAATCCGGCACACGAGCGCCGCACGGCTGGAACACCTGGCCGAGAGCCTGTCGGCACTGCCGACCGTCCGCGCCAGACTGGCTAAAATGTCCATTGAACTCGCCGTCACGACGGCCTACCTGCATCAGGCCGCAGACCGCCTTGCTGAGCCCCGTGAAGACACCATGCTGCACGTCCTGGGGGTGAAAGCCGCGGCCAACGATGCCGCTCTCAGCATCACCGACGCGGCGATGCGTGTCTGCGGCGGCGCGGCGTTCTCCGAGCATCTGCAGATCGACCGCTACTTCCGGGACGCGAGGGCCGGCCACGTGATGGCACCGACGGCAGACGTCCTTTACGACTTTTACGGAAGGGCCATCACCGGGCAGCCGCTTTTCGACAGTCCTGCCGCAACCGTGCAGGCGACGGCGTGAACGCCCCGCTCCTCGTGGGTTCGGTCGCCTACACCCCCACGGTCGTCACCATTTGGGAAGGGATCCGGGATTACTTCGCCGGGACGCCGGCGGAGTTGGACTTCGTGCTGTTCTCCAACTACGGTCGCCAGGTGGATGCCCTGCTGGAGGGCACCATCGATATTGCCTGGAACACCAATCTAGCCTGGGTGCGGACTGTCGCCCGGACTCAGGGCGCGTGCCGTGCACTGGCCATGCGGGACACCGATGCGGCCTTCCGGTCCGTCTTCGTGACCCGTGCCGGCAGCGGACTGGCAGGACTGGACGATCTGCGCGGCCGGCGACTGGCCCTTGGGTCACGTGATTCGGCCCAGGCTGCAATCCTTCCGGTCCATTTTCTGGCCCGGGGCCGGTCTTGGCAACGGGGCGGTGGAGCTGCTGCGGCTCAACAGCGACGTCGGAAAACATGGCGACACCGGCCGCAGCGAACTCGATGCCTTGCGGGCAGTGCTCGACGATCGCGCCGACGCCGCCGCGATCGGCATCAACACGTGGGAGGCGATCGGTCGGGATGAGCTGATGCCCGGTGCCTTCGAGGCGTTCTGGGAGTCTCCCGTCTACAGCCACTGTAACTTCACGGCGCTGCCGACCCTCCCGGAGGAGCGCACCGCGCCCTGGGTCGAGCACCTGTTCGCGATGGACTGGGACAACGCGGCGCACCGGCCCATCCTCGAAATGGAAGGACTCCGCCGCTGGGTGGAGCCCCGGATGGAGGGCTATCAGACCCTCTTCGATGCCGTCGATGAGCAAAGGATCGGCTCCCGATGGTGAATCCCGTCGTCATACTCGAACTCATGGAACGGATAGCAACCATCCCGGGCGGCTCCACTGTGACGGTGCCGCTGGGAACCGGGGACCCGGCAGAGGCAGCCCACACCGTGGCCGCCTGGTGCGAGCGAACCGGCAACGAATTCGTGCATGTTCTCGACGGCGCCGTAACGGTCCGCCGGGGCCGTGCCGCCGACCCGCTCGCGGCGGTGGAGCCGGAACGGCAGCCCGGGACCCGGCTGTGGATGTACACGAACTTCGACTGCAACCTGGCCTGCGACTACTGCTGCGCCCGGTCCTCACCGCAGACCGCCCGGCGTGCCCTCGGTATCGACCGGATACGCCGGCTCGCGGCGGAAGCCGTTGACTCCGGGGTCAGCGAGCTGATCCTGACCGGGGGAGAGCCGTTCCTGCTGCCGGACCTGGACGAGCTCGTCGCCGTCTGCACGGACGCCCTCCCGACCACGCTGCTGACCAACGGCATGCTCTTTCGCGGGCACCGGCTTGAACGGCTGCGCCGCATGGACCGCGACAGGCTCACACTGCAAATCAGCCTCGACTCCGCCATCCCGGAGGGTCACGACAGCCACCGCGGCAAAGGTTCCTGGGAAAAGGCGGTCGCCGGGATCCGGATTGCCCAGGATGAGGGGTTCAGGGTGAAAGTCGCGGCGACCCTGCCTGCCGCGCAAAGCCACGAACTCGCGCCATTCCACGAATTTCTCGATACCCTGGGTATCGATCCCGACGACCAGGTCATCCGGGCACTCGCGCACCGGGGCAACGCCGATGCCGGCATCGAATTGACGGTCGAATCCCTGATCCCCGAGGTCACGGTCACCGCCGAGGGCGTCTACTGGCACCCAATCGGCGCCGATGACACGGACCAGATGATCACCGCGGAAATCTTCCCCCTCGCCGCCGCCATCGATGAGGTCCGCCGCCGGTTTGCGGACCAACGGAGCCGCGCCGACGCCGCCAGCCAGTGGTTCCCCTGCGCCTGAGCATTCCGCCCACCCATCAGCGGCGCCAAAAGCGCCAACGTCACCGGGGCCCGGGTCACCAGATACTGACGCGGTCCTCCGCAGGCATCCACATGGCGTCCTGGCCGGTGACGCCAAAAGCGGCATGGAAAGCATCGAGGTTCCTGACGATCGCGTTGGTCCGGAACTCGTTGGGGGAGTGCGGGTCCGTGGCGAGCCGGCGGACCGCTTCCTCGGCCCGGATGACCTGCCGCCAGCCCGCGGCCCAGGACGCGAAGAAGCGCTGAACTCCGGACAGCCCGTCCAGTACGGGCGGCTCCTGGCCGTCGAGACTGATCAGGTAGGCCTTGTACGCAATGGCCAGGCCGCCGAGGTCGCCGATGTTCTCCCCCAGCGTCAGTTTTCCGTTGACCGTGTGGCCCGGCGCCGCGCTCGGGGACAGCACGTCAAACTGTGCCACCAGTTTCGAGGTCAACACCTCAAATGCGGCACGGTCGTCCTCGGTCCACCAGTTCCGGAGCATCCCGCTGCCGTCGTACTGCGAACCCTGGTCATCGAAACCGTGGCCGATCTCGTGGCCGATCACGGCTCCGATGCCGCCATAGTTGACGGCGTCGTCGGCGTCGGCCGTGAAAAACGGCGGCTGCAGGATGGCAGCCGGGAACACGATCTCGTTGAGCAGCGGGTGATAGTAGGCGTTCACGGTCTGCGGCGTCATGAGCCACTTTTCCCGGTCGACAGGCTTGCCGACCTCATCGAGGTGACGGTCGACGTCGGCGCTGTGGGCGCGCTCGACATTGCCCAGCAAATCCCCGGGAACAATGTCGACGTCCGCATAGTCGATCCACTGGTCAGGGAACCCGATTTTCGCCCCAAACGAATCCAGCTTCTTCAGCGCCTCCAGCTTCGTATCCGCACCCATCCACGCCAGGTCGCTGATGGACCCGCGGTAGGCCGCAATGAGGTTCGCGACGAGCGTCTGCATCCGGGCCTTGTGCGTGTCGGGGAAGTGCCGGGCCACATAGATCTGGCCCACGGCTTCGCCAAGGGCTGCTTCGACGACGGCCACTCCACGCTTCCAGCGGTCCCGGATCCGCGGGGTACCGCTGAGCGTGGTCCCGTAGAACGCGAAATTGGTGTTCACAAACTCCGTGGACAGGTACGGCGCGGCGGCACTGATGACGCGCATGGCGAGCCAGTCCTGCCAGGCCGCGAGCGGCTCGGAATCGAGCAGACCAGCCGCGCCGGAGAAGAAGTCCGGGGTGCTCACGACAAGTTCTGCGCGCTTCTCCGCAGCAATGCCGGCGGCGTCGAACCACGCGCCCAGGAGCGGGAACAGCTCCGCCGCTTCGACCGCGGACTTCAGGTTGTAGGTCTTTTGCGGATTGCGCAGCGTGACGTTGTCCCAGTGATGCGAGGCGAGGGCGGTTTCGAGCCCCACAACCCGGTCGGCGGCGTCCGCCGGGTCCGCGACACCGGCCAGGACGAGCATCGATTCGACGTGCTCCCGGTACGACTGCACCATCGGCGCGAACTTCTCCACCCGGTAATAGGACTCATCGGGGAGGCCGAGGCCGGCCTGGCCGGTGTAGAGCAGCACCCGGTCCGGGTTGCCGGCGTCCGGCGCCGGGTAGATATAGAACAGGCCGGACACGTCGGCCCGGAACAGGCGTCCGGCAAGCGCGATGAGTTCGGCCACCGATGTGGTGGCGAAAACCTCGGCGAGACGCCCGCGGACGGGTTCCAGGCCCTTGGCCTCGACCGCGGCCTCGTCCATGAAGCTGCTGTACAGGTCGCCGATCTTCCGTTCGACGCCGGTGGCCTCGCCGCCGCGGTCCGCGGCCTGTTCGATGATCTCCTTCACAGCCAACTCGGACGCATCACGCAAGGCCGTGAACGTACCCTCCAGCGGACGGTCGTCCGGAATCGTGGTGCTCTTGAGCCATCCGCCATTGACGTGTTGATAAAGGTCGTCCTGTGGCCGGACACCGGCGTCAAAGATGGAAAGATCGATTCCCGAAAGCGGCACGGATACTCCCTTGAGAGGCAACCCGGTCCCGACGCTGGCGGGACAGGGTCTGCATGGTGGACGGTGAAGTGGTCTGGCTCCATCATCTTACGCACCCGTGTTACTGTGAAATGGTGCGCGCAG includes:
- a CDS encoding GerMN domain-containing protein; the protein is MANPQTGITNSSSPSQVITGPEAAGVPSTSTPLETTQASNKAPVYWIGRSNEHIFLYREFRDVSEQDNPVTRALRVMMSEKPLDPDFFSPWQNPKKLATSVSGKNVITVDVSPDAFNSNVDADTAERAIQQLVYTATAAAASSGLIDSGQQIQVVMLVDGRTDFVAFNYVRLGSPTSRAPGMAAPVWIVSPQEGASMVEGPVTISGRSTIPGGKIHWEILRVDGEKTKTPYLNGNAVSSANALSPGTFDLSLSLGPGSYEVRVSQIDAANTVGRYADTRGFTVS
- a CDS encoding PhoH family protein — protein: MTEAANGKARFSAAARTAGEFPHSLPGSRTEVVVFDDADQMVQSLGSHDEALRFIEEQFPAVDFHVRGNELSISGPAVDVPRIMRLLNEVRGLVARDTVITPAVLQQLVLLLRSQSLLNPVEVLTTNILSTRGKTIRPKTLNQKNYVDAIDANTVIFGIGPAGTGKTYLAMAKAVQALQQKEVSRIILTRPAVEAGERLGFLPGTLSDKIDPYLRPLYDALHDMMDPESIPRLMAAGTIEVAPLAYMRGRTLNDAFIILDEAQNTTPEQMKMFLTRLGFGSKMVVTGDVTQVDLPFGTRSGLRIVEEILQGIDDVNFSILDAADVVRHRLVGDIVNAYGVWDDIQRSRVKHSNTREPRGEHA
- the ybeY gene encoding rRNA maturation RNase YbeY; this translates as MSIEVNNESGVAVDEAGLVGLSRFIFERLFIHPQAELSILLVDEPAMEKLHIELMDEPGSTDVLSVPMDELTPGTPDKPTPQGMLGDIAICPQVAEVQAQNAGHSTQDEMLLLATHGILHLLGYDHAEPDEKEEMFGLQRELLSAYTGKAAPSETIQ
- the era gene encoding GTPase Era, with protein sequence MSKQNKTDGEPAYGGYRAGFSVLVGRPNAGKSTLTNALVGKKVAITSAKPQTTRHTIRGIVHRDDAQLILVDTPGLHRPRTLLGKRLNELVADTLAEVDAIGFCLPANEKIGPGDKFIAAQLAAVGNKPIIAIVTKADTVDRQALTEQLLAVAALGRSVLGEEGWKDIVPVSATDGFQVGTVADVLISHMPPSPMLYPDGELTDEPEAVMVAELIREAALEGVRDELPHSLAVVVDEIVPREGRPEDSPFLDVRVNLYVERPSQKAIIIGKGGARLREVGTTARKGIEALLGTRIYLDLHVKVAKDWQRDPKQLVKLGF
- a CDS encoding LCP family protein, with the protein product MVRPPENRAHDSGAPARSSAAARHSEDRSVGPARHLGAIRGAPAWLKIGTGVVAVMLVGVLAFGAYWVIRLQGNITKAPLSAGTGAGGTVSSDATDRMQILILGSDTRDGKNSDYGTSDDSTGYGHSDVMMLVDISADNKRVNVVSFPRDLLVDIPQCRDPKTKTDYPARTGTMINTAMSEAGIGCAVDTVNKLTGLKIDHFMMADFNAVKELSNTVGGVSVCISDAVYDPDSRLRLPKGTSSVQGEQALAFLRTRHAFADGGDLGRIKAQQGFLSSLTRKLKDEGTLSNPARLLQIADVVTRNLTIDDGLASIPTLVTVGNRLKNIDVDKVAFIAVPTVPAQLDVNRLELAEPDSSQLFSAMRNNVDLTDPTGTASATAGAGATPEPTPGGAAPAYDKALQPVAVANGSGVPARGQEIMQVLTSDGFAQASQLTAPAVNATVVYYGADSADAAADVAALLGVAPAQVLAAAGVTGVQVYLGADFATGTPTGSAAAPLPEDIVNQTAGDSVCQQANPALIVR
- a CDS encoding TQO small subunit DoxD, with the translated sequence MSRERSATIATAGPLGTGDDRLVRAGICALRVGVALMWIQNVAWKVPPDFGERENTGLYLFTRWAVDFPVFPPFAWFVENVVLAAFPLFGWMTLLMEAGLGAFLLIGLATRFWAVVGIVQSLAITLSVLNAPNEWHWAYYLMILAHTAIFATAAGRAYGVDGVLRPPLAGIGQGIRKDPREAVMTRTRFDLPVLTLGGAALLSSVFTFSSGGPAPVEFIHIRGAGLALLLIFGAAAVAAGITRLRLLAIIAGAGLVLAAVLQLVQADQNVNWLSGDASTVALMGGLGIGLLAVTLTRRHSISAHPVSTTQDRTPDDESDRSA
- a CDS encoding acyl-CoA dehydrogenase family protein produces the protein MTNLTDLLEPVLSAARANARDVDETARFPDEAVQALRESGLLGLTLPQESGGLGGGPLELVEVLSALAGACGSTAMIYLMHISAAMPVAAAPPPGLPGLVADLASGRALGSLAFSEAGSRSHFWAPVSQARQNGAGIVLNAKKSWVTSAGHADVYVISTRTAATDTVDLFAVPAGCPGVDVAGDWRGMGLRGNASNPMTFTAEVPEDTRMGPSGGGMDLMLQTVLPWFNLGNASVSVGLSRAAVEAAIRHTSAARLEHLAESLSALPTVRARLAKMSIELAVTTAYLHQAADRLAEPREDTMLHVLGVKAAANDAALSITDAAMRVCGGAAFSEHLQIDRYFRDARAGHVMAPTADVLYDFYGRAITGQPLFDSPAATVQATA
- a CDS encoding phosphate/phosphite/phosphonate ABC transporter substrate-binding protein yields the protein MLFSNYGRQVDALLEGTIDIAWNTNLAWVRTVARTQGACRALAMRDTDAAFRSVFVTRAGSGLAGLDDLRGRRLALGSRDSAQAAILPVHFLARGRSWQRGGGAAAAQQRRRKTWRHRPQRTRCLAGSARRSRRRRRDRHQHVGGDRSG